The DNA segment CACGGTCGAGAAGAATATTACTATAAGCGATATAATCGGCGTCGTGACAGATCATTTCAGCGTTCGGCTGAGCGATCTGCAGAGCAAGAAGCGGTCGCAGAGCATTGCGCTGCCAAGGCAGATATGTATGTATCTTGCGAGGAACATGACGAGGCACAGCCTTGAAGAGATCGGCGGGCATCTGGGCGGCAGGGACCATACGACTGTTCTGCATGCGTGCAACAAGATCACAGAGCTGGAGAAGAATGATCAAAACATGCGCAATCAGCTCGCGGAACTTTCGAAAGTCATTAAAAAAGGCTGACACCGTTTTCGATGCCAGCCTTTGGATCAAGCATTAGTCTTCGTGATCAGTCTTCATAGTTCAGCACTACCCACTGCGTGAATCTGCCGTCTCTGACAAGCAGGAGTACCCTGTTGTTTTCTGACTGGGCAAGGGCCTCATTGAACTGTTCGACTGAATTCACTTCCTGACGGTTTACGCTCATGATAGCCATGCCGGGTTCGATACCTGCCCTGGCAGCAGGTGAAGCAGGACTTACTTCGCTAACTATGACACCGCTGCCTGCTGTGTAGTCGAAACGCTCAGCGAGTTCTTCGGTCATTTCCTGTACCTGCAAGCCTAGTTTTTCCGCAATGTCTGACATTGCGGTGGCCATCTGTGCGTCTTCGAGCGAACCGACGGTGAGTTCCATTTCTCTCTTTTCACCGTCTCGCATGACGAGAAGTTCGACTTCCGTGCCCGGAGTTAGCAGGGCGACATCATTCCGGAAAGGCTGAACACCCTCGACGGCTTCGCCATTTACCTCGAGAATGATGTCGCCTTCTTTAAGGCCCGCTTTTTTGGCTGGCGTGTCTTCGACAACATCGGTGACCTGAACACCCTGGCCGGGCTCGAGGTCGAAGTAGTCAGCCAGATCCGCGTCGACGTTGTCGAGGTAAATGCCGATATAGCCTCGCGTGACCTTGCCTTTTTCTATGAGCTGGTCCTTGATTACTTTCGCCATGTCCATTGGGATAGCGAAGCCGATTCCCATGTATCCGCCGCTCTGGCTGAAAATGGCCGTGTTGACACCGATCGCTTTTCCTTCGATGTTGAGCAGTGGTCCGCCGGAATTGCCGGGGTTGATGGCGGCGTCGGTCTGGATGAAGTCCTCGTAACCTTCCGCACCGGTGATACCTATGCCGCGTCCTTTTGCTGAGACTACGCCGACGGTGACGGTTTCGGTCAGGCCGAACGGATTTCCGACTGCGATGACCCATTCACCGATCCTGAGGTCCTCGCTGGTGCCAAGCTCGATCACGGGCAGATCCTCGTCGGACTCTACCTTGATCACGGCAACGTCTGATTTGGGATCGGCACCTACGAGCTCGGCTTCGAACTCGCGGCTGTCAGTAAGGATTACCTTTATCTTGTCAGCTTCGCCGACCACGTGGTTGTTGGTCAGGATGTAGCCGTCTTTGCTGATGATAAAGCCTGAGCCCTGTCCTCGCTGGATTCGCGGCTGCTGCTGACGCTGGCGGAACTCGGGGCCGAAAAACCTTTCGAAGAAATCGTCCTCAAATGGAAAGCCCCTTGGCATTCCCCCGCGACTGCTGGCTTGAATTTCTTTTTCGACTTGTACGGAGACGACTGCCGGGATCGCTTTCTGGGCAACCTTTGTGAAGGCCTGAGAGGTTTCTCGGAGTGTCGCGATGCCGTGATTTTCCTCTGCTGAAAAGGTTTGGGAGGGCAAGGCAAATGCCGTAATGAGCGTGGTTAGAAAAACAGTTCTTTTCAATGATTTCATGTTGGCACCTTTCGTGAATGATGTGATAAAAGACAGGGGCAAGGTATCGGACCTTGCCCCCCAAGCAATTTACTTTTTGATACTTATTTTCTTGGATTTTGTTCGGGCCTCTTCGGTTTTCGGCAGAACGACATTGAGTACACCCTTCTTGAACTCTGCCTCGATCTTGTCTTCGTCGACGTCGACCGGTAGGCCGATCGCCCGCTGGAACTGACCGAAGGACCGCTCGGATCGGAACCAGTTT comes from the Anaerohalosphaera lusitana genome and includes:
- a CDS encoding DegQ family serine endoprotease, producing MKSLKRTVFLTTLITAFALPSQTFSAEENHGIATLRETSQAFTKVAQKAIPAVVSVQVEKEIQASSRGGMPRGFPFEDDFFERFFGPEFRQRQQQPRIQRGQGSGFIISKDGYILTNNHVVGEADKIKVILTDSREFEAELVGADPKSDVAVIKVESDEDLPVIELGTSEDLRIGEWVIAVGNPFGLTETVTVGVVSAKGRGIGITGAEGYEDFIQTDAAINPGNSGGPLLNIEGKAIGVNTAIFSQSGGYMGIGFAIPMDMAKVIKDQLIEKGKVTRGYIGIYLDNVDADLADYFDLEPGQGVQVTDVVEDTPAKKAGLKEGDIILEVNGEAVEGVQPFRNDVALLTPGTEVELLVMRDGEKREMELTVGSLEDAQMATAMSDIAEKLGLQVQEMTEELAERFDYTAGSGVIVSEVSPASPAARAGIEPGMAIMSVNRQEVNSVEQFNEALAQSENNRVLLLVRDGRFTQWVVLNYED